The Mycolicibacterium boenickei genome has a segment encoding these proteins:
- a CDS encoding cytochrome P450 encodes MGIAPRVNGAPPPDIPRSEIDLGSWQFWREDDDIRDGAFAALRRDDPISYHPACVLEGFPESPGHWAVTRYDDVFQASRHPEIFSSASGITIGDQTAELAEYFGSMIVMDDPRHTRLRNIVRSAFTPRVVALIEDSVRDRARRLVADMVARNPDGNAELVTELAGPLPLQIICDMMGIPEPDHQQIFHWTNVILGFGDPDLTTDFDEFVQVAMDIGAYATALADQRRAVPTEDLTTSLVQAEVDGERLTSAEVASFFILLVVAGNETTRNAISHGVLALTRFPEQRQKWWSRYEELAPTAVEEIVRWASPVSYMRRTVTQDTMLGGTSLPAGAKVTLWYGSANRDESKFADPWLFDVTRHPNPHLGFGGGGAHFCLGANLARREITVAFEELHRQLPDIAVTEEPDRLQSQFIHGIKRMPVAWSTR; translated from the coding sequence GTGGGTATCGCACCGCGGGTCAACGGCGCACCTCCTCCCGACATTCCGCGCTCCGAGATCGATCTCGGGTCTTGGCAGTTCTGGCGCGAGGACGACGACATCCGCGACGGAGCGTTCGCCGCACTGCGCCGCGACGACCCGATCTCGTATCACCCGGCATGCGTCCTCGAGGGTTTTCCGGAGAGCCCCGGGCACTGGGCGGTGACCAGGTATGACGATGTGTTCCAGGCCAGCCGCCACCCGGAGATCTTCAGTTCCGCGTCCGGCATCACCATCGGTGACCAAACCGCGGAGTTGGCCGAGTATTTCGGATCCATGATCGTGATGGACGATCCGCGTCACACCCGCCTGCGCAACATCGTGCGCAGCGCGTTCACGCCTCGGGTGGTGGCCTTGATCGAGGATTCCGTCCGTGACCGGGCCCGGCGACTGGTCGCCGACATGGTGGCCAGAAATCCGGACGGCAACGCCGAACTGGTCACCGAACTCGCCGGCCCCTTACCGCTGCAGATCATCTGCGACATGATGGGCATCCCCGAGCCCGACCATCAGCAGATCTTCCACTGGACCAACGTGATCCTTGGGTTCGGCGATCCAGATCTGACCACCGACTTCGACGAGTTCGTCCAGGTGGCGATGGACATCGGCGCGTATGCCACCGCCCTGGCCGATCAGCGCCGCGCAGTGCCCACTGAGGACCTCACCACGAGCCTGGTGCAAGCCGAGGTCGACGGCGAACGGCTGACCTCGGCTGAGGTGGCCTCCTTCTTCATCCTGCTGGTGGTCGCGGGAAACGAGACCACCCGCAACGCGATCAGCCACGGCGTGCTCGCGCTCACCCGATTTCCCGAACAGCGCCAGAAGTGGTGGTCACGGTACGAGGAGCTGGCTCCCACCGCGGTGGAGGAGATCGTGCGCTGGGCGTCGCCGGTGAGCTATATGCGCCGCACGGTCACCCAGGACACCATGCTCGGCGGCACCTCGCTGCCCGCCGGGGCCAAGGTGACGCTGTGGTACGGATCGGCGAATCGGGACGAGTCGAAGTTTGCCGATCCGTGGCTGTTCGACGTCACCCGCCATCCCAATCCCCACCTCGGATTCGGTGGTGGCGGTGCGCATTTCTGCCTCGGAGCAAACCTGGCGCGCCGTGAGATCACGGTGGCGTTCGAGGAACTGCATCGCCAACTGCCCGACATCGCCGTGACCGAGGAACCCGACCGGCTGCAGTCGCAGTTCATCCACGGCATCAAGCGCATGCCGGTGGCCTGGTCGACGCGCTGA
- a CDS encoding cupredoxin domain-containing protein codes for MCRLAALAVSLFLLAGASVACGQANSPSGHGEHSEAVTTSPGASVPAGPAITIEGMGFGSLGPVAPGTQITIINNDEVEHSVTSRTKGLFDVHVEGKGRATLTAPQQPGEYAFYCLYHPAMLGTLTVK; via the coding sequence ATGTGTCGACTTGCAGCGTTGGCGGTGTCGTTGTTCTTGCTCGCGGGGGCGAGTGTTGCCTGCGGGCAAGCCAATTCGCCGTCCGGTCACGGCGAGCACTCCGAGGCGGTCACCACCAGCCCCGGTGCGTCCGTCCCGGCCGGGCCCGCCATCACGATCGAGGGGATGGGTTTCGGCTCCCTGGGGCCCGTCGCCCCGGGGACCCAGATCACGATCATCAACAACGACGAGGTCGAGCACTCGGTCACGTCGCGGACCAAGGGACTGTTCGACGTCCACGTCGAAGGCAAGGGGCGGGCGACGCTGACAGCTCCCCAACAACCGGGGGAGTACGCCTTCTACTGCCTCTACCACCCGGCGATGCTGGGCACCCTCACGGTGAAGTAG
- a CDS encoding glutamine synthetase family protein → MSAAAPSAEDAAAHGIADGSITEIEVAWSDPFGHAQGKRIPAAGFLDRARGAGFAFCEASLGWNADATVIDGLRLTNWDGGYPDVYAVPDLSTFRQLPWRPGTGHVISDIVTHDRSPSQLDPRAVLRRVLAALAELGYTAKVGVELEFYLLDPDGSAFQPDIHAYSLENANALDPLLSDLQQTLAAFTRLEGIETEYGPGQVEANLIYADALEAADDAARLKYAAKEVARRHGKIASFMPKPFTEHSGSSAHLHISLWRDGEPAFAPQHGAENPLALWSIAGLLEHLPSITLFGAHSVNAYRRFVPDSFAPATVTWSRDNRSAAVRSLVDADPSATRIELRSGASDSNPYWLVAAALAAVVAGIRAQRTPPAAEGGNLYEKGTSLPESLGVAIALATQDDTVAEILGHDSVQDFAAIAHSEWREYGRHVSDWERRRYLAGS, encoded by the coding sequence GTGAGCGCCGCGGCGCCGAGTGCCGAGGACGCTGCGGCGCACGGCATCGCGGACGGCTCGATCACCGAGATCGAAGTCGCCTGGAGCGATCCCTTCGGTCACGCACAAGGCAAGCGCATCCCGGCCGCCGGTTTTCTGGACCGGGCGCGTGGCGCCGGATTCGCCTTCTGTGAGGCATCTTTGGGATGGAACGCCGATGCCACGGTGATCGACGGGCTGCGACTGACGAACTGGGACGGCGGCTATCCCGACGTATACGCGGTGCCGGACCTGTCGACCTTCCGGCAGCTGCCGTGGCGACCCGGCACCGGGCACGTGATCTCCGACATCGTCACCCATGACCGCAGCCCTTCGCAGCTCGATCCCCGCGCGGTGCTCCGCCGGGTGCTCGCAGCGCTGGCCGAGCTCGGCTACACCGCCAAGGTCGGCGTCGAGTTGGAGTTCTATCTGCTCGACCCGGACGGTTCGGCGTTCCAGCCCGACATCCATGCCTACTCGCTGGAGAACGCCAACGCCCTGGACCCGCTGCTGAGCGACCTGCAGCAGACCCTCGCCGCCTTCACCCGGCTGGAAGGGATCGAAACCGAATACGGCCCAGGGCAGGTCGAGGCGAACCTGATCTACGCCGATGCCCTGGAAGCCGCCGACGATGCCGCCCGGCTCAAGTACGCGGCCAAAGAGGTGGCCCGACGGCACGGCAAGATCGCCAGCTTCATGCCGAAGCCGTTCACCGAACATTCGGGCAGCTCGGCGCATCTGCACATCTCGCTGTGGCGGGACGGCGAGCCTGCCTTCGCGCCCCAGCACGGCGCCGAGAACCCGCTGGCGCTGTGGTCGATTGCCGGGCTGCTCGAGCATCTGCCGTCGATCACGCTGTTCGGTGCGCACTCGGTCAACGCCTACCGGCGGTTCGTGCCGGATTCGTTCGCGCCGGCCACGGTGACCTGGAGCCGGGACAACCGCAGCGCGGCGGTGCGATCCCTGGTGGACGCCGACCCGTCGGCGACCCGTATCGAATTGCGCAGTGGTGCTTCGGATTCCAACCCGTACTGGCTGGTGGCGGCGGCGCTGGCCGCAGTGGTCGCCGGGATCCGGGCGCAACGTACACCGCCGGCCGCCGAGGGCGGCAACCTGTATGAGAAGGGAACCTCGTTGCCGGAGTCTCTCGGCGTCGCGATCGCACTGGCCACCCAGGACGACACCGTTGCCGAGATTCTCGGGCACGATTCCGTGCAGGATTTCGCCGCGATCGCGCACAGCGAATGGCGCGAATACGGTCGTCACGTCAGTGATTGGGAACGCCGACGTTATCTGGCCGGCTCATGA
- a CDS encoding acyl-CoA dehydrogenase family protein has translation MTATVNGSETEHRQPLGGSVADRLGRLPEIVDELRHGDVAAERDRVLQHDAVHRLRVAGLLALRVPTRYGGPGGSVRDVLGVVIEIARASSNVAQALRAHFGYAERLLSNRATEDERGRWFARINDGLVFGNAITDGTGRSPSSADTTVLPGDDGVLRLDGYKFYSTGSLFADVIAVSAVDAEGRDLQAIVPTDRAGVELFDDWDGFGQRLTASGGTRFTDVVVHPDEVTTVSDGNHLGHSTTFLQLYLAAVAAGIAYGVLDDAVRYVRTKARPAAHSLADTAAADPFVLQAVGDIAADAEAAGTLVLSAADAVDAVVDGGRQHDGQALADLAITVARAQLVAERLTLSAAQRLFDTGGASATSRSLNLDRHWRNARTVASHNPLAYKAYAAGNFAVNGVWPPANGYF, from the coding sequence ATGACCGCGACCGTGAACGGCTCCGAGACCGAACACCGACAGCCGCTGGGCGGTTCGGTGGCCGACCGGCTGGGACGGCTTCCGGAGATCGTCGACGAGCTTCGGCATGGGGATGTGGCCGCCGAACGGGACCGGGTGCTCCAGCACGACGCGGTACACCGGCTTCGGGTCGCCGGGCTGCTCGCCTTGCGGGTGCCCACGCGCTACGGCGGACCCGGCGGCAGTGTGCGCGATGTGCTGGGCGTGGTGATCGAGATCGCGCGTGCCAGTTCCAATGTCGCTCAGGCGCTCCGGGCTCATTTCGGATATGCCGAACGGCTGTTGAGCAATCGCGCCACCGAAGACGAGCGCGGGCGATGGTTCGCCCGGATCAACGACGGGCTGGTGTTCGGCAACGCGATCACCGACGGGACGGGCCGCTCGCCCTCGAGTGCCGACACCACCGTCCTGCCCGGAGACGACGGGGTGCTGCGGCTCGACGGCTACAAGTTCTATTCGACCGGATCGTTGTTCGCCGACGTCATCGCGGTGTCGGCGGTGGACGCCGAGGGGCGCGACCTGCAGGCGATCGTGCCGACGGATCGTGCCGGGGTCGAACTCTTCGACGACTGGGACGGATTCGGCCAGCGGTTGACGGCCAGCGGCGGCACTCGGTTCACCGACGTGGTGGTGCACCCCGACGAGGTCACCACGGTGTCCGACGGAAATCACCTGGGCCACAGCACCACGTTCCTGCAGCTGTATCTGGCGGCGGTGGCAGCCGGCATCGCGTACGGCGTCCTCGACGACGCCGTGCGATATGTGCGCACCAAAGCCCGACCCGCCGCGCACTCCCTGGCCGACACCGCAGCGGCGGACCCGTTCGTCCTGCAGGCGGTGGGCGATATCGCGGCCGATGCAGAGGCCGCGGGCACTCTGGTACTCAGCGCGGCGGACGCGGTCGACGCTGTGGTGGACGGTGGCCGACAGCACGACGGGCAGGCGCTCGCCGACCTGGCGATCACGGTTGCCCGCGCGCAGCTGGTGGCCGAGCGGCTGACCCTGTCCGCGGCGCAGCGGTTGTTCGACACCGGTGGCGCTTCGGCCACGTCGCGGTCGCTCAATCTGGACCGGCACTGGCGCAATGCCCGCACGGTGGCGAGTCATAACCCGTTGGCCTACAAGGCATATGCAGCGGGAAACTTCGCGGTCAACGGGGTCTGGCCGCCTGCCAACGGATACTTCTGA